In Phreatobacter aquaticus, a single genomic region encodes these proteins:
- a CDS encoding NAD(P)/FAD-dependent oxidoreductase: protein MPSSVRWNSLWNPRARVTHSDVLIVGGGIMGSCTAYFLKTELGFSGTVRVIERDPTYAQASTTLSAASIRQQFSTPENIRMSRFGIEIIRSLKERFGADADIGFHEGGYLILAGEAGKLVLESNWRTQQAEGADILLLDPEALSARFPWLSVDGLTAGAWGRTGEGWFDAALLLDLFRKAARAAGAIYEKGEVASLTRDGNRMTGATLTDGRAFGCGTLVLAAGAWAGRLAQAVDVPLPVEPRKRTVFVAKCPTALAGMPLIVDPSGVWLRPERDLIIGGWGPGEADPDPAAYGDFEPNHDEFETYVWPAWAARIPALEELRQIRAWAGHYDFNVLDHNAILGPHPEIANLQFINGFSGHGLQQAPAAGRAIAELIVHGGYRSLDLSVFGFERILRNEPVLELNVI, encoded by the coding sequence ATGCCATCGTCCGTTCGCTGGAATTCGCTGTGGAACCCCCGGGCGCGCGTGACACATTCTGACGTTCTGATCGTGGGTGGCGGGATCATGGGATCCTGCACGGCCTATTTTCTCAAGACCGAACTCGGCTTTTCCGGCACGGTGCGCGTCATCGAGCGCGACCCGACCTATGCGCAAGCCTCGACCACACTGTCGGCGGCCTCGATCCGGCAGCAATTCTCGACGCCCGAGAACATCCGGATGAGCCGGTTCGGCATCGAGATTATCCGCTCGCTGAAGGAGCGCTTCGGCGCCGATGCCGATATCGGCTTCCACGAGGGCGGCTACCTGATCCTGGCGGGCGAGGCCGGCAAACTGGTGCTGGAATCGAACTGGCGCACGCAGCAGGCAGAGGGCGCGGACATTCTGCTGCTCGATCCTGAGGCGCTCTCTGCTCGTTTTCCCTGGCTTTCAGTCGATGGATTGACAGCCGGTGCCTGGGGGCGGACCGGGGAGGGCTGGTTCGACGCAGCCCTGCTGCTTGACCTGTTCCGCAAGGCGGCGCGGGCCGCCGGCGCGATTTACGAGAAGGGCGAGGTGGCGAGCCTCACCCGTGACGGCAACCGGATGACCGGGGCGACGCTGACCGATGGCCGCGCCTTTGGTTGCGGCACGCTGGTGCTGGCGGCCGGCGCCTGGGCCGGGCGGCTCGCGCAAGCGGTCGATGTGCCGCTGCCGGTGGAGCCGCGCAAGCGCACGGTGTTCGTCGCCAAATGCCCGACCGCACTTGCTGGGATGCCACTGATTGTCGATCCGTCGGGCGTCTGGCTGCGCCCCGAGCGCGATCTGATCATCGGCGGCTGGGGGCCGGGGGAGGCTGATCCCGATCCTGCGGCCTATGGCGACTTCGAGCCGAACCACGACGAGTTCGAAACCTATGTCTGGCCTGCCTGGGCCGCTCGCATTCCCGCCCTGGAGGAACTCCGGCAGATCCGTGCCTGGGCCGGGCACTATGACTTCAATGTCCTCGATCACAACGCCATCCTCGGTCCCCATCCGGAGATCGCCAACCTGCAGTTCATCAACGGCTTCTCGGGCCACGGATTGCAGCAGGCGCCTGCTGCAGGGCGCGCCATTGCCGAACTGATCGTTCATGGCGGCTATCGCAGCCTTGATCTCTCGGTCTTCGGTTTCGAGCGCATCCTGCGCAATGAACCGGTGCTCGAACTCAACGTTATCTGA
- a CDS encoding HpcH/HpaI aldolase/citrate lyase family protein, whose amino-acid sequence MTIRPRRSALYMPGSNARAIEKARTLAADIVILDLEDAVAPDAKEMARGQVAAAVRQGGFGPREIMVRINGLDTPWGATDLAELAGCGADVILLPKVSDAASLIATGEALAKAGMADNTRIWAMMETPLAMLNAGSIAAAASHPATRLSGFVMGTNDLAKETGARIVPGRAPMNAWLMTCLAAARAHGLAILDGVWNEIADEAGFVRECQEARDMGFDGKTLIHPNQIAPCNAAFSPADKDVAWARIIIAAFEQPENATKGAIQIEGRMVERLHADMGKRLVAIADAIAARA is encoded by the coding sequence ATGACCATCCGCCCTCGCCGATCCGCCCTCTACATGCCGGGATCCAACGCCCGCGCCATCGAGAAGGCGCGCACCCTTGCAGCAGACATCGTCATCCTCGATCTCGAGGACGCCGTTGCGCCCGACGCCAAGGAGATGGCGCGTGGTCAGGTGGCTGCGGCTGTTCGGCAGGGTGGCTTCGGCCCGCGCGAGATCATGGTGCGGATCAACGGGCTCGACACGCCCTGGGGCGCGACAGACCTCGCGGAGCTTGCCGGCTGCGGCGCCGACGTCATCCTGCTGCCGAAGGTGAGCGATGCAGCCTCGCTGATCGCTACGGGCGAGGCGCTGGCCAAGGCCGGCATGGCCGACAACACGCGGATATGGGCGATGATGGAAACGCCTCTCGCCATGCTCAATGCCGGTTCCATCGCGGCCGCCGCCAGCCACCCGGCAACGCGGCTTTCGGGCTTCGTGATGGGCACCAATGACCTCGCCAAGGAGACCGGCGCGCGGATCGTGCCCGGTCGCGCGCCGATGAACGCCTGGCTGATGACCTGCCTGGCCGCTGCCCGTGCCCATGGGCTGGCCATCCTCGACGGCGTCTGGAACGAGATTGCCGACGAGGCGGGCTTCGTCCGGGAATGCCAGGAGGCCCGCGACATGGGCTTCGACGGCAAGACTTTGATCCACCCCAACCAGATCGCCCCCTGCAACGCAGCCTTCTCGCCAGCTGACAAGGATGTCGCCTGGGCCCGCATCATCATCGCAGCCTTCGAGCAGCCGGAGAATGCCACCAAGGGCGCGATCCAGATCGAGGGCCGCATGGTCGAGCGGCTCCATGCCGACATGGGCAAGCGGCTGGTCGCGATCGCCGATGCGATCGCCGCCCGCGCCTGA
- a CDS encoding shikimate kinase: MAIAAADIDIQQVRQALGTRSIVLVGLMGAGKSSIGRRLANRMGLPFIDADTEIEKAADMTIPEIFAKHGEAYFRAGEVRVVARILEQGPQILATGGGAYMNAETRANIRARGLSIWLNAELDVLLRRVKRRADRPLLKSGDPEGVLRRLIDERYPVYADADLTVMSRDATHDEIVDEVLAALAHHLLPHGEGQST, translated from the coding sequence ATGGCCATAGCGGCCGCAGACATCGACATCCAGCAGGTGCGGCAGGCCCTCGGCACGCGATCCATCGTGCTGGTGGGTCTCATGGGCGCCGGAAAGTCCTCTATCGGCCGCAGGCTGGCCAACCGCATGGGCCTGCCCTTCATCGATGCCGACACGGAAATCGAGAAAGCGGCTGACATGACGATCCCGGAGATCTTCGCCAAGCACGGCGAAGCCTATTTCCGTGCCGGTGAGGTCCGCGTCGTTGCTCGCATTCTCGAACAGGGCCCGCAGATCCTGGCAACCGGCGGCGGCGCCTACATGAACGCCGAGACCCGGGCCAACATTCGCGCCCGCGGCTTGTCCATCTGGCTGAACGCTGAGCTCGACGTGCTGCTGCGCCGGGTCAAGCGCCGGGCCGACCGGCCGCTGCTGAAATCCGGCGATCCAGAAGGCGTCCTGAGGCGCCTGATCGACGAGCGCTATCCGGTGTATGCGGATGCAGATCTCACCGTCATGTCGCGTGATGCAACCCATGACGAGATCGTCGACGAGGTGCTGGCGGCCCTTGCGCACCACCTGCTGCCGCATGGCGAAGGACAATCCACGTGA
- the aroB gene encoding 3-dehydroquinate synthase: protein MTAATADDAPTQVPVILGDRSYDILIGTGLIESAGETIAARYPGRAVAVVTDAHVGAIHAEALEAGLAGAGIRHQRITVPPGEATKRFAMLEQVVDEILAARMERGDIVLALGGGVVGDLAGFAAAIVRRGMGFIQMPTSLLAQVDSSVGGKTGINTRHGKNLVGAFYQPGLVLADTDALDTLSTREFRAGYAEVAKYGLIDDPAFFGWLEQNWRGVFQGGRDRVHAIAVSCRAKAAVVARDETETGDRALLNLGHTFGHALESATGYDGSRLVHGEGVAIGMAQAFRFSAKLGLCAADDAARMAAHLTTVGLPTELAHIPGGVGDVDRLMTAIGQDKKVSRGALTFILARGIGQSFIARDVDPVAVRAFLTEELARI from the coding sequence GTGACTGCCGCAACCGCCGATGATGCGCCGACCCAGGTCCCGGTTATCCTTGGCGACCGCTCCTATGACATTCTGATCGGCACGGGGCTGATCGAGTCGGCGGGCGAGACGATTGCTGCACGCTATCCCGGACGCGCCGTCGCCGTTGTCACCGACGCCCATGTCGGGGCCATCCACGCCGAAGCGCTGGAGGCAGGGCTTGCAGGAGCTGGCATCCGCCATCAGCGCATCACCGTGCCGCCGGGCGAGGCGACCAAGCGCTTTGCCATGCTGGAGCAGGTGGTCGACGAGATCCTGGCCGCCCGCATGGAGCGCGGTGACATCGTTCTCGCGCTGGGTGGCGGCGTGGTTGGCGACCTCGCGGGCTTTGCCGCCGCCATCGTGCGGCGCGGCATGGGCTTCATCCAGATGCCGACGAGCCTTCTGGCACAAGTCGATTCCTCCGTCGGCGGCAAGACCGGCATCAACACGCGCCACGGCAAGAACCTGGTCGGCGCCTTCTACCAGCCGGGCCTGGTGCTGGCCGACACCGACGCGCTCGATACCCTCTCCACCCGCGAATTCCGCGCCGGTTATGCCGAAGTCGCCAAATACGGACTTATCGACGATCCCGCCTTCTTCGGCTGGCTCGAACAGAACTGGCGCGGTGTCTTCCAGGGCGGACGCGATCGCGTGCACGCCATCGCGGTCTCCTGCCGGGCCAAGGCCGCGGTGGTGGCGCGCGACGAGACAGAGACCGGCGACCGGGCCCTGCTGAACCTAGGGCACACATTCGGCCATGCTCTGGAATCCGCCACCGGCTATGACGGCTCGCGTCTGGTCCATGGCGAGGGCGTCGCCATCGGCATGGCCCAGGCCTTCCGCTTCTCGGCGAAGCTCGGGCTCTGCGCGGCCGATGATGCCGCCCGCATGGCCGCTCATCTCACGACGGTTGGATTGCCGACCGAACTCGCCCATATTCCCGGCGGCGTCGGCGATGTCGACCGGCTGATGACGGCGATCGGCCAGGACAAGAAGGTGTCGCGCGGCGCGCTGACCTTCATCCTGGCCCGCGGCATCGGCCAGAGCTTCATCGCCAGGGACGTCGATCCGGTTGCGGTGCGCGCCTTCCTCACCGAGGAATTGGCGCGCATCTGA
- a CDS encoding HlyC/CorC family transporter: protein MEDIIINPWLALAIIVLSLMLSAFFSMGETAMSAVSKARILAMETAGDQRAGIINRLLNTRERLIGAMLVGNNVVNIGVSAFTTSLLVGLFGTEGVIYATVIMSILIIVFAEVMPKTVAIVRPEQVALRIARPVYWVVAILGPVLLAIEAVVRAFLRLFGLRINEGQSVLSGAEELRGTVDLMHKEGSFEKLDRDMVGGILDLKDLSVSDVMVHRTKMVTIDVGDTPDKVVRDVLAAPYTRIPLWRDTPENIVGVLHGKDLLRAMAAANGDVSKIDLTSLALPAWFVPESTSLQDQLKAFLRRKTHFALVVDEYGVVMGLVTLEDIIEEIVGDIKDEHDVQVTGVRPQADGSVNVDGSVPIRDLNRAMDWRLPDEEATTIAGLVIHEAQSIPETGQAFTFHGFRFHVLRKQRNRITALKITPLEPKA from the coding sequence ATGGAAGACATCATCATCAATCCCTGGCTGGCGCTGGCCATCATCGTGCTGAGCCTGATGCTGTCGGCCTTCTTCTCCATGGGCGAGACCGCCATGTCGGCGGTCTCCAAGGCGCGCATCCTGGCGATGGAAACCGCAGGCGACCAGCGGGCCGGCATCATCAACCGGCTGCTCAACACCCGCGAGCGGCTGATCGGCGCCATGCTGGTCGGCAACAATGTCGTCAACATTGGCGTCTCCGCCTTCACCACCAGCCTGCTGGTCGGCCTGTTTGGCACCGAGGGCGTGATCTATGCCACCGTGATCATGTCGATCCTCATCATCGTCTTTGCCGAGGTGATGCCGAAGACAGTCGCCATCGTCCGACCGGAACAGGTCGCGCTGAGGATCGCCCGCCCGGTCTACTGGGTGGTTGCCATCCTCGGGCCTGTCCTGTTGGCGATCGAGGCGGTCGTGCGCGCCTTCCTCCGGCTGTTCGGCCTCAGGATCAACGAGGGCCAGTCGGTGCTATCCGGGGCCGAAGAGCTGCGCGGCACGGTCGACCTGATGCACAAGGAGGGCTCGTTCGAGAAGCTCGACCGCGACATGGTCGGCGGCATCCTCGACCTCAAGGACTTGAGCGTCTCCGACGTCATGGTCCACCGCACCAAGATGGTCACCATCGATGTCGGCGACACGCCCGACAAGGTGGTGCGCGACGTGCTGGCGGCGCCCTATACCCGCATCCCGCTCTGGCGCGACACGCCTGAGAACATCGTCGGCGTGCTGCACGGCAAGGACTTGCTTCGGGCCATGGCCGCCGCCAATGGCGACGTCTCCAAGATCGACCTGACCAGCCTCGCCCTGCCCGCCTGGTTCGTGCCGGAATCGACCAGCCTGCAGGATCAGCTGAAGGCCTTCCTCCGGCGCAAGACCCACTTCGCCCTGGTTGTCGACGAATATGGCGTGGTGATGGGCCTCGTCACGCTCGAGGACATCATTGAAGAGATCGTCGGCGACATCAAGGACGAGCACGACGTGCAGGTCACCGGCGTCCGTCCGCAGGCCGACGGATCGGTCAATGTCGACGGCTCGGTCCCGATCCGCGATCTCAACCGCGCAATGGACTGGCGCCTGCCCGACGAGGAGGCGACCACCATTGCCGGCCTCGTCATCCACGAGGCGCAATCGATCCCCGAGACCGGCCAGGCCTTCACCTTCCACGGCTTCCGCTTCCATGTGCTGCGCAAGCAGAGGAATCGTATCACAGCACTTAAGATCACGCCGCTGGAGCCGAAGGCATGA
- a CDS encoding methylglyoxal synthase has translation MSEPSPSIALIAHDQKKPDMVVWATRHRDVLSRHALVATGTTGTMLLRELPELSISLMKSGPLGGDQQIGALIVEGRISLLVFLVDPLSPHPHDVDVKALTRLAVVYNVPMACNLATADILIADLARN, from the coding sequence ATGAGCGAGCCGTCGCCCTCCATCGCGCTGATCGCCCATGACCAGAAGAAGCCGGACATGGTGGTGTGGGCAACGCGTCACCGCGACGTGCTCAGCCGCCATGCGCTGGTTGCGACCGGCACGACGGGCACCATGCTCTTGCGCGAGCTTCCCGAGCTTTCGATCAGCCTGATGAAGAGCGGACCGCTCGGTGGCGACCAGCAGATCGGCGCGCTTATCGTCGAGGGACGGATCAGCCTGCTGGTCTTCCTGGTCGATCCCCTATCGCCTCACCCGCACGATGTCGACGTGAAGGCCCTGACCCGTCTCGCCGTGGTCTACAACGTGCCCATGGCCTGCAACCTGGCCACTGCCGACATCCTCATCGCGGATCTCGCGCGGAACTGA
- a CDS encoding BolA family protein, which produces MTVAATITTKLTEAFAPVSLDVIDESENHHGHGGWREGGETHFRVKIVSAAFAGKSRVDRHRAVNQTLDAELKGRVHALAIEARAPGE; this is translated from the coding sequence ATGACCGTTGCCGCGACCATCACGACCAAGCTGACGGAGGCCTTTGCGCCGGTATCGCTCGATGTCATCGACGAGAGCGAGAACCATCACGGACATGGCGGCTGGCGCGAGGGCGGCGAGACCCATTTCCGGGTGAAGATCGTCTCGGCGGCCTTTGCCGGCAAGTCGCGGGTGGATCGCCATCGCGCGGTCAACCAGACGCTTGATGCGGAGCTCAAGGGCCGGGTGCATGCACTCGCCATCGAGGCACGCGCGCCGGGCGAATGA
- the leuD gene encoding 3-isopropylmalate dehydratase small subunit, whose product MQKFTVLTGVAAPMRTINVDTDMIIPKQYLKTIKRTGLGKGLFSEARYKDDGTENPDFVLNKPAYRNAQVLVAGDNFGCGSSREHAPWALLDFGIRCVISTSFADIFYNNCFKNGILPIKVTPEQLEKLFEDADRGSNATLTIDLEAQEIRGPDGGTIKFDVDAFRKHCLINGLDDIGLTMVKAKSIDTFEQTVSAARPWL is encoded by the coding sequence ATGCAGAAGTTCACAGTGCTGACCGGCGTCGCCGCGCCCATGCGCACGATCAATGTCGATACCGACATGATCATTCCCAAGCAGTACCTGAAGACCATCAAGCGCACTGGCCTCGGCAAGGGCCTGTTCTCGGAAGCGCGCTACAAGGATGACGGCACCGAGAATCCGGATTTCGTGCTCAACAAGCCGGCCTATCGCAATGCCCAGGTGCTGGTTGCCGGCGACAATTTCGGCTGCGGTTCGTCGCGCGAGCACGCGCCGTGGGCGCTGCTGGATTTCGGCATCCGCTGCGTGATCTCGACCAGCTTCGCCGACATCTTCTACAACAACTGCTTCAAGAACGGCATTCTGCCGATCAAGGTCACACCTGAGCAGCTGGAGAAGCTGTTCGAGGATGCCGATCGCGGCTCGAACGCCACGCTCACCATCGATCTCGAGGCCCAGGAAATCCGCGGCCCCGACGGCGGCACGATCAAGTTCGACGTCGACGCCTTCCGCAAGCACTGCCTGATCAACGGCCTCGACGATATCGGCCTGACCATGGTCAAGGCGAAGTCGATCGACACATTCGAACAGACGGTCTCGGCCGCCCGTCCCTGGCTTTGA
- a CDS encoding RidA family protein — protein MNRRLISTGSPFEKTAGYSRAVVQGGFVFVAGTTGYDYATMTLPEGVEAQTRNCLATIADTLAKAGTSLENVVRVTYYITDAADADKVFPIFGEVFGDIRPASTLLVVAGLLKPEMKIEIEATAMLPAAHP, from the coding sequence ATGAACCGCCGTCTGATCTCGACCGGGTCACCTTTTGAGAAGACGGCGGGCTATTCGCGCGCTGTCGTGCAGGGCGGCTTCGTCTTCGTCGCCGGCACCACCGGCTACGACTACGCGACCATGACCCTTCCCGAAGGGGTCGAGGCGCAGACGCGCAATTGCCTTGCGACCATCGCGGATACCCTGGCCAAAGCCGGCACCTCGCTCGAGAATGTCGTGCGCGTGACCTATTACATCACCGACGCCGCCGACGCGGACAAGGTGTTCCCGATCTTCGGCGAGGTGTTCGGCGACATTCGTCCGGCCTCTACCCTGCTCGTCGTCGCTGGCCTGCTGAAGCCGGAGATGAAGATCGAGATCGAAGCCACCGCCATGCTGCCGGCCGCGCATCCCTGA
- a CDS encoding chorismate mutase: protein MTTPKPPSLADLRGEIDRIDAAMHDLLMERGRIIETLIEVKKTAETGSAFRPAREADVVRRLVKNHQGLLPVELIVQIWRQIISTFTYVQSPHSVHVVMGPEQEDARGLARFHFGFGVPLVKHSSAGSVVSAIGRERGDLGLIGLGAAAEPWWEKLGHEGQPIGMATAPAIARAASPRPPQALVIGHPSIDTAGLDTRLVAIRLPAPPKVSVDAVIAHAEKDGKHYVLAWGPREADEAEIARDVASGQTVEEARTVGYTAKPIAA from the coding sequence ATGACCACGCCGAAGCCCCCAAGCCTTGCTGATCTGCGGGGCGAGATCGATCGCATCGATGCCGCCATGCACGATCTCCTGATGGAGCGCGGGCGCATCATCGAGACCCTGATCGAGGTCAAGAAGACCGCCGAGACCGGCTCGGCCTTTCGCCCGGCCCGTGAGGCCGATGTGGTCCGCCGCCTGGTCAAGAACCATCAGGGCCTGCTGCCGGTGGAACTGATCGTCCAGATCTGGCGGCAGATCATCTCCACCTTCACCTATGTCCAGTCGCCCCATTCGGTCCATGTGGTGATGGGCCCGGAGCAGGAGGACGCCCGCGGCCTCGCCCGCTTCCATTTCGGCTTCGGCGTGCCGCTGGTGAAACATTCCAGCGCCGGTTCTGTCGTCTCGGCCATCGGCCGCGAGCGCGGCGATCTCGGCCTGATCGGGCTTGGTGCAGCTGCCGAGCCCTGGTGGGAGAAGCTCGGTCACGAGGGCCAGCCGATCGGCATGGCGACCGCCCCGGCGATCGCGCGGGCGGCAAGCCCCCGCCCGCCGCAGGCGCTTGTCATCGGCCATCCCTCGATCGACACCGCCGGGCTCGACACCCGCCTCGTTGCGATCCGCCTGCCGGCCCCGCCGAAGGTCTCCGTCGACGCGGTGATCGCCCATGCCGAGAAGGACGGGAAGCACTATGTGCTGGCCTGGGGGCCGCGCGAGGCTGACGAAGCCGAGATCGCCCGCGATGTCGCATCCGGCCAGACAGTTGAAGAGGCGCGCACGGTCGGCTACACCGCGAAGCCTATCGCGGCCTGA
- the hisC gene encoding histidinol-phosphate transaminase — translation MSSSAASRPVPRPGVMAIEAYVPGKSGAPGAAKVFKLSSNETPLGASPAAIKAYADIASKLELYPEGTSAALREAIGKLYGLDPARLICGSGSDELLSLLTNAYIGPGDEGIFTEHGFLVYRIAILAAGGTPVVVKEQNLQTDVDAILKAVTPKTKIVYLANPNNPTGTYIPFDEVKRLHAGLPKNVLLILDAAYAEYVRRNDYESGLELVASNENVVMTRTFSKIYGLAALRIGWLYGPEHLVDALNRIRGPFNVSAAAIAAGAAAIEDQAHVQMALEHNDRWLPWLTAEIEKLGLTVTPSVGNFMLIHFPTTRGRTADEADAFLVSKGLVLRKVGAYGLPNALRLTIGTEEANRLLVSTLAAFMGGKAGS, via the coding sequence ATGAGCAGTTCCGCAGCCTCGCGTCCCGTTCCCCGTCCCGGTGTCATGGCGATCGAGGCCTATGTGCCCGGCAAGTCGGGCGCGCCCGGCGCCGCCAAGGTGTTCAAGCTGTCGTCGAACGAGACGCCGCTCGGCGCGAGCCCGGCCGCGATCAAGGCCTATGCCGACATTGCGAGCAAGCTGGAGCTCTATCCCGAGGGCACATCCGCGGCGCTGCGCGAGGCGATCGGCAAGCTCTACGGGCTCGATCCTGCACGCCTGATCTGCGGCTCGGGCTCGGACGAACTCCTCTCGCTCCTGACCAATGCCTATATCGGCCCAGGCGATGAAGGCATCTTCACCGAGCACGGCTTCCTTGTGTACCGGATCGCGATCCTGGCGGCCGGCGGCACGCCGGTCGTGGTCAAGGAGCAGAACCTCCAGACCGATGTCGACGCCATCCTCAAGGCGGTGACGCCGAAGACGAAGATCGTCTATCTGGCCAACCCCAACAATCCGACCGGCACCTACATCCCGTTCGACGAGGTCAAGAGGCTGCATGCCGGGCTGCCGAAGAACGTGCTGCTGATCCTTGACGCCGCCTATGCCGAATATGTCCGCCGCAACGACTATGAGAGCGGGCTGGAACTGGTCGCCTCCAACGAGAACGTCGTGATGACCCGCACGTTCTCGAAGATCTATGGCCTGGCGGCCCTGCGCATTGGCTGGCTCTACGGGCCAGAGCATCTGGTCGATGCGTTGAACCGTATCCGCGGCCCGTTCAATGTCAGCGCGGCGGCGATTGCCGCCGGCGCGGCGGCGATCGAGGACCAGGCCCATGTCCAGATGGCTCTGGAGCACAACGACCGCTGGCTGCCCTGGCTGACCGCCGAGATCGAGAAGCTCGGTCTCACAGTCACGCCGTCGGTCGGCAACTTCATGCTGATCCACTTCCCCACGACCAGGGGCCGGACGGCCGATGAGGCCGACGCCTTCCTCGTCTCGAAGGGCCTCGTGCTCCGCAAGGTCGGCGCCTACGGCTTGCCGAACGCGCTGCGGCTGACCATCGGCACCGAGGAGGCCAACCGCCTGCTGGTATCCACCCTTGCGGCCTTCATGGGCGGCAAGGCGGGGTCGTGA